From Desulfoplanes formicivorans:
TCATGGTGGCGTTTTTGTTTACTGCCCATTGTGACCTGTGCACTTATTTGTTATTTTATTATTATTTCGTAAAAAAACTATGTCATTATGGATAATAGTCAGACGTGTTCGATGCATGATGGTTTTTAAGTGCGCAGTACGCATGAGGCAGTGCGCATGATGGTGTTTTTCTTCACTGCGTACTGTGCCCTGTGTACTGCGCACTTTTTTATTCTTTTTCACTTATTTCCTTAAGCGTCCTGGCATAGGCCGCAAACACGTCCTCTCTGGCCAGCTGGCCCAAGATTCTGGTGGGGTCGTCATGGTCGATGACCGGGATCTGTCCGTAGCCCGAATCCACGAACCGCATGAGGGCTGTGTACAGATCATCGTCCGTGTGCAGGGTAACGGGTTTGCCGGCCACGTCCTTGGCCACCAGGAGATCCGATAAACAGTCCTCGAACATGACCTTGCGCAGGTTTTGGACCGGCAGAATGCCGGTGATTCTGTCTTCGGCATTGCGCACGGGAAAATAGAATTCATTGGTATTGGCAATGATGTCCGTGATGGCGCAAAAGGAGGTGCCCTCTTCCAGGGTGGTCACCAGGCCTGGTTTGTAAAAGTCCTTGACCTGCAGGTCTTCCAGCAGATTGATGGTGGCGTCCTGGATATGCGCCGGAGACTCGAATTTATTGTCCACCTGATTTTCGTACAGGGAGAAATTTCTGGCCAGGACAATGCAGATGGCTGAGCCAAGCATGAGCGGTGCCAGCAGGCCATAGCCCTTGGTCAGTTCGCAAACCATGATCAGAGGGCCGATGGGAGCGTTGGCAACCCCGGCAAAAAACGAGGCCATGCCCACGAGCACGTAGGCCCCTGGCTGGGTGACAATGGTTGGGAAATAGGCATGAGCCGTGAATCCGACCATCCCGCCTGTCAGACCGCCAGCAAACAATGCCGGGGCAAACATGCCGCCGCTGATTCCCGATCCCAGGACGATGGCCGTTGCAATGGCCTTGCCCACAACGATGGCCAGCATGGTTCCCACGGTCAGCTTGCCCAGGATGGCCAGTTCGAGCCAGCCATACCCGCCGCACAAAAGCTGGGGAAAGGCCCATCCGATAAGCCCCATGAGCAGACCAGCAATACCCATGGTCCAGACAAATCCGAGTTTGTCGGTCATGGGCCAGAAAATCTTGTATTTTACCGTGGTGAAGGTCTTGATCCAGAACCAGCCGGATGCAGCACATGCCACGGCCAGGATGGCGTAAAAGGGCAGTTCCCTGGGATCGTTAAAGGTGAAATGGGGAATGCCGAAGATGGGCTCCGAGCCAAAGACCAGGGTGAACAGGGAATAGGAGACCACCGAGGAGATGACTGCCGGAAGAATGGCCTCGGCTTCGAAATCTTCACGGTAGATGACTTCCACGGCGGTCAATGCCCCGCCCAGAGGGGCCCGGAAAATGGCTCCCAAACCGCCTGCCGCACCAGCCAGAAGGAGAATCCTGCGTTCCTTGGCCGAAAGATTGATCTTCTGGGCAATCCACGATCCGCATCCTGCACCGAGCAGGGAAATGGGACCTTCTCGTCCTGCACTGCCGCCTGTGGCGATGTTCAGAACAGCGATGCCGGCCTTGAGCAGGGGAACAATGGGCCGCATGAGACCGGACTGCTGATGGAAATTCTTGATCATCGCGT
This genomic window contains:
- a CDS encoding chloride channel protein translates to MSPFVVLKPFAKIWNEAVRTYTSITNARWLILGVLVGMVSGIGAIIFFSSIEGIKFLLLHQAAGLNLPAPAGEEIFHAPSGSVYRPWLIPVFTTLVGLLSGWLTWKYLPDTRYSGTDGTDAMIKNFHQQSGLMRPIVPLLKAGIAVLNIATGGSAGREGPISLLGAGCGSWIAQKINLSAKERRILLLAGAAGGLGAIFRAPLGGALTAVEVIYREDFEAEAILPAVISSVVSYSLFTLVFGSEPIFGIPHFTFNDPRELPFYAILAVACAASGWFWIKTFTTVKYKIFWPMTDKLGFVWTMGIAGLLMGLIGWAFPQLLCGGYGWLELAILGKLTVGTMLAIVVGKAIATAIVLGSGISGGMFAPALFAGGLTGGMVGFTAHAYFPTIVTQPGAYVLVGMASFFAGVANAPIGPLIMVCELTKGYGLLAPLMLGSAICIVLARNFSLYENQVDNKFESPAHIQDATINLLEDLQVKDFYKPGLVTTLEEGTSFCAITDIIANTNEFYFPVRNAEDRITGILPVQNLRKVMFEDCLSDLLVAKDVAGKPVTLHTDDDLYTALMRFVDSGYGQIPVIDHDDPTRILGQLAREDVFAAYARTLKEISEKE